One stretch of Leptospirillum ferriphilum DNA includes these proteins:
- the istB gene encoding IS21-like element helper ATPase IstB, with protein sequence MTLSHTRSLLADLKLPGMNARLDWVLEEVRRHNWTMEEALDALLQAESDFRKQRGIRTRLRASRIKGQARFEDYDFTAPRSLTKAQFKEISSLSWLHSGRPLVLIGQTGVGKSFLAQSAGAQACHIGKTVLHFSVTEWLDERQEAHRTGQVLKFRKRMVKPDLIVLDDFGLKKFTAEESEDFRELLEERSFGKSLLLTTQLPFDHWSEVIPDPVLSEAIIDRLEGPALSIRITGESYRKYRGKKVMAGEEKTR encoded by the coding sequence ATGACCCTGTCCCATACCCGATCCCTGCTGGCCGACCTCAAACTCCCGGGCATGAACGCCCGGCTCGACTGGGTGCTCGAGGAGGTCCGCCGCCACAACTGGACCATGGAGGAAGCGCTCGATGCCCTGCTCCAGGCTGAGAGCGACTTTCGAAAGCAGCGGGGCATCCGAACCCGTCTCCGGGCCTCCCGCATCAAGGGACAGGCCCGCTTCGAGGACTATGACTTCACCGCTCCCCGTTCCCTGACCAAGGCCCAGTTCAAGGAGATTTCCAGTCTCTCCTGGCTCCACTCCGGACGGCCTCTGGTCCTGATCGGGCAGACGGGAGTCGGCAAGTCCTTCCTCGCCCAGTCTGCCGGAGCCCAGGCCTGTCACATCGGCAAGACCGTTCTCCACTTCTCCGTCACGGAATGGCTCGATGAACGCCAGGAGGCTCACCGGACCGGACAGGTCCTGAAGTTCCGGAAACGGATGGTCAAGCCCGACCTGATCGTCCTGGATGATTTTGGACTCAAGAAATTCACCGCCGAAGAGTCGGAAGACTTCCGGGAGCTCCTGGAAGAACGCTCCTTCGGAAAATCCCTGCTTCTGACCACCCAGCTTCCCTTTGACCACTGGTCGGAAGTCATTCCCGATCCCGTTCTCTCCGAGGCCATCATCGACCGTCTGGAAGGTCCAGCCCTGTCAATTCGGATCACGGGAGAGAGCTATCGCAAGTATCGGGGCAAAAAAGTAATGGCAGGAGAAGAAAAAACCAGATAA
- the istA gene encoding IS21 family transposase, with amino-acid sequence MQHAREILRLSREKGMTGRAIAQSLSLSPTTVTKYLKQLEPVPWPLPEPGGEALLSQVLEKKKSPAPSARIEPDWDQVHRELQSHKGVTLLLLWEEYRETVQERGYSSSRFCLHYAAYKKRLKPSYRNTYTPGDRLFIDYAGSTVPIRDPKTGEVALEAQIFVAVLGFSNYVFAEATPSQDLSCWIGSHVRCFAFLGGVPALLVPDNLKSGITTPDLYEPLANETYRERTEHYSVAIFPARVRRPKDKAPGEQAVQLVTRWILAKLRKRTFFDLAELNRAIRLLLAELNTRPFKNGIPGSRQDLFLGKEKTALSPLPSTRYELARWKKAKVHIDYHVEVDRHFYSVPHALIHQEVRIRITESVVEVFHNGARVASHRKDPAPGRHTTLSAHMPESHLAVSGWSPERFLEWAGRVGKATRQVVEVLLSSRRHPQQAYRSCLGLLSLARKDSPSTLEQACRKALDLGVCSYREVRVLMESASSRKTSSDAPNSPPVQTHDNIRGARYYAALDNTKGNPPC; translated from the coding sequence TCTCAAGCAACTTGAGCCGGTTCCCTGGCCCTTGCCCGAGCCGGGTGGGGAAGCGCTCCTGTCCCAGGTCCTGGAGAAGAAGAAATCTCCCGCACCCTCTGCCCGGATCGAACCGGACTGGGACCAGGTCCATCGGGAGCTCCAGAGCCACAAGGGCGTCACCCTCCTGCTCCTCTGGGAAGAGTACCGGGAGACGGTCCAGGAGCGGGGATATTCCTCCTCCCGCTTCTGCCTGCATTATGCCGCCTATAAAAAGCGCCTGAAGCCGTCCTACCGGAACACCTACACTCCGGGGGACCGGCTCTTCATCGACTACGCCGGGAGCACCGTGCCGATCCGGGATCCCAAAACAGGAGAAGTGGCGCTCGAAGCCCAGATCTTCGTCGCCGTCCTGGGGTTCTCGAACTACGTCTTTGCCGAAGCGACGCCGAGTCAGGATCTGTCTTGCTGGATCGGGTCCCATGTCCGCTGCTTCGCGTTCCTGGGCGGGGTTCCCGCCCTCCTGGTTCCGGACAATCTCAAAAGCGGGATCACCACTCCCGATCTCTACGAGCCCCTCGCCAACGAGACCTACCGGGAGAGGACGGAGCATTATTCCGTGGCTATCTTCCCGGCGCGCGTCAGACGTCCAAAGGACAAGGCTCCCGGGGAACAGGCAGTCCAACTGGTGACCCGCTGGATCCTGGCCAAACTGAGAAAGCGCACCTTCTTCGATCTGGCCGAGCTGAACCGGGCGATCCGGCTCCTGCTTGCGGAGCTCAACACCCGCCCCTTCAAGAACGGTATCCCCGGATCGCGACAGGACCTCTTCCTTGGGAAGGAGAAGACAGCCCTATCGCCGCTTCCGTCCACCCGCTACGAGTTGGCCCGCTGGAAGAAAGCCAAGGTCCATATCGACTATCACGTCGAGGTGGACCGGCACTTCTACTCCGTCCCCCATGCCCTGATCCACCAGGAGGTCCGGATCCGCATCACCGAGTCCGTCGTGGAGGTCTTCCACAACGGAGCCCGCGTGGCCAGTCATCGAAAGGATCCCGCCCCCGGCCGTCACACCACACTGTCCGCCCACATGCCGGAGTCCCACCTGGCCGTGAGCGGCTGGAGTCCGGAACGCTTCCTGGAGTGGGCCGGCCGGGTCGGGAAGGCCACCCGACAGGTGGTGGAGGTCCTCCTCTCCTCCCGCCGTCATCCCCAGCAGGCCTATCGAAGCTGTCTGGGACTCCTGTCCCTGGCCCGGAAGGACTCCCCGTCGACCCTCGAGCAGGCCTGTCGGAAGGCCCTTGACCTGGGGGTCTGTTCCTACCGGGAGGTCCGGGTGCTCATGGAGTCGGCCTCCTCCCGAAAGACGTCTTCCGACGCTCCGAACTCCCCTCCAGTACAAACCCACGACAACATCCGGGGAGCGCGTTATTACGCGGCCCTCGACAACACGAAAGGAAATCCCCCATGCTGA